A region of the Immundisolibacter sp. genome:
GGTGCAGGCCGGCAGCACCACACTTCTGATCGACTGCGGCTTTGGCCTGGCCGACACGCGCCGCCGTCTGGGGCGACTGGGCCTGGAACTGTCCGACCTGACCGCCATCCTGCTCACGCACGAACACGGCGATCATGTGGCGGGGGTGGGTCCGGTGGCGCGCGCCGGCGGCATGCCGGTGTGGGCCACGCCCGGCACGCTGGCCGCGCTGGCGCCGCAGGTCGGCGATCTGCCGCAGGTGCGCACCATCAACTGCCACGCGCCCTGGGAAATCGGCGATTTGTCCATCACGCCGTTTCCGGTGCCCCACGACGGGCGCGAGAGCTGCCAGTACCTGCTGTCGGACGGCGCGCGGCGTTTCGCGGCGGTCACCGACCTTGGCCATACCACCGCTCACATGGCGGCCCTGCTGGGTGGCTGCGAGGGCCTGCTGTTCGAGTGCAATCACGACCGCGATCTGCTG
Encoded here:
- a CDS encoding MBL fold metallo-hydrolase, which encodes MRFASLGSGSRGNATLVQAGSTTLLIDCGFGLADTRRRLGRLGLELSDLTAILLTHEHGDHVAGVGPVARAGGMPVWATPGTLAALAPQVGDLPQVRTINCHAPWEIGDLSITPFPVPHDGRESCQYLLSDGARRFAAVTDLGHTTAHMAALLGGCEGLLFECNHDRDLLLGGPYPPSLKRRVDGYLGHLSNAAAAAFIGGLDCRRLQHFVAAHLSEQNNRPELAQAAMAGALGCGADWIAVADQDLGIDWCELA